The nucleotide sequence CAGAGGATGCATATTCACTGCTTCATTCTTCAGGGACTATTGGTCAAGTATGGCAGATCAACCCTACCACACTCAGAATTTAGTTATTTTCTCAATATAATAGTGCATTTGCTCAAAGAGCTCTATTATACTGCAGGCTGAGACTTTGAAAGAAAAACGGAGGCGTGCTGTGCAGTTCTCAAAGGCTGGTCTGGATGTTCCTGAAGAACTCTCACTATTCAAGAAAAATGGTGATACGAAAGTTCCTGCAAACAGTGATGTTGTGGAGCAAGTTTCCCCATCAAAGTTTGTTGAGCCAGCACCAGTTGTGGATTCTGGTAGAGAATGTAATAATGAAATGAAGAAGGATCCAGTGAAAGCTATTGAATACCAACTGGTTATGGATTTTGGAGCTGGCATTCCAGAGCCAAAAACTGAAGAACCTAGTGATGATGCTCATATGTTGACAAATCAGAAAATTCAGTTGTCAACTCCAAGTTGTTCTGGAGCAGAATTAGATTTGCAGGTCATTAGTTTGATCCAAACTATATATTTATCTCATTTTCTGCATGCTCGTCAATGTTTAGATTATTCAAACGAATGCTAGTTTCACCTATCCTTAGTCCTTACCTGGTGCTAGATCAGAACCTGCTGTACTTATTTTAATATAATTCATTGATCGTAattattccttttttttttggtagGGTAAAGAACTAGGACATGGGGAACATGCTGTACAAGAGTGCATAAATCCTCCAATTGTTGTACCTGTGTCAAGACCACATGAGGTTGAGAAGGCAAGGAGGGATCTCCCAATAATAATGATGGAGCAGGAAATAATGGAAGCTATCTATGAAAATTCTGTAGTAATTCTGTGCGGAGAGACTGGCTGCGGTAAAACTACTCAGGTTCCCCAGGTCAGTATATGTGCATGCACGATGCTTCTTGAACGTGTATTCAAACTAAGACTTTTGGTGTTATCTGCTTATGTTAACTGTCCAATTGTAGCCAAATCTGTCATTGTTCATTATGCTTTCTGTGTTGTACAGTTCCTATATGAAGCTGGCTTTGGCACTAGTGATCGAGCTGATAGAAAAGGGATGATTGGTATCACCCAACCACGACGTGTAGCTGTTCTTGCCACAGCTAGGAGGGTTTCCTATGAGTTAGGACTTAAGCTGGGAAGAGAAGTTGGTTTCCAAGTTAGGCATGATAGAAAGGTAGGAAGTGAATGCTCCATCAAGTTCATGACAGATGGTATTTTGCTGCGAGAAATCCAGGTTGTTTATCTATCTACTTATCTCATTTGCTTCTACcaatctatttatttatttattattataatacatATTTTTCTTCACTCAAGTTTTTGTTCATCCTGGTCACTTGTGCTTAAGGGAAAGCCTCTAACAAAGAAATGAATTGCAGTGATATGTTTGCAGCCTTCGAGATCTTAGCTGTAGTGTACTGTAAACTTATCATATCTACTGATCCACATAAACTGTTATAACAATGTTTATTCATGCTGTCAGCTGTTTACTATGTCAGTCAATTGAATGCTCCATGATTGTGTGATCACAGAAATGATTCTCCCGTAACTTAAAGTGATTGGACATCCAGAAATGTATATGTGAAAAATTTCTGTTCTTTTCGTTGAATAGGTAACATATAATCCAATCCTGTGCATCATCGTCTGATTTAGTAACCTTCTGCAGGGTGATTTTCTGTTGAAGCGCTATTCGGTGATCATATTGGATGAGGCACATGAAAGGAGCTTGAACACAGATATACTTATTGGGATGCTTTCTAGAATTATAAAGATTCGCAAGGTTTGAACTAAAACTTTATTTCATATAAATGAAATGAAAAATATTCATTGCTAACCTTTGCCACATGGCAGGATTTATATGCAAAGCAGCAGGAAAAAATACGATCTGGATTTAAGATCAAACCAGAGGATAAGATCAGTCAGTTAAAGGTGGTGCTCATGAGTGCTACTCTGCAGTTGAAGGACTTTATTTCAAATAGAAGGTTGTTTGATGTGATCCCACCAGCTGTTAAGGTACCTGTGCGGCAGTTTCCAGTAACAGTTCACTTCTCAAAGAGGACACATGATGATTATTTAGGGCTAGCTTATAAAAAGGTTATGTCAATCCACAAGAGGCTTCCACCAGGTGGAATCCTCGTATTTGTCACTGGACAACGAGAAGTGGATTACTTGTGTAAGAAATTGCAAAGAGCATCCAAGGTGCAAAGTGCTAAGAATCCTGAGAAAACTGATGGCGAAGATAATGGTCCATGCCCAGAAGTAGATGAAAAGGAAATTTTTGAAGCATATGATATTGATAGAAATAAATCTGAGCACCGATATGACATGTTTTCCTCGTATGATGACGATGGTATGAATGCTGAGCCAAATATTGATTCTTCTGACAATGAAACGGAGAGTGAAATGGATACTGAAACTGATGACGAAGAGTCTGTTACTATTGAAACTACAGAAGAGGATGTTCCAGTATTAGCATTTTTGAAAGATGCTGAGAGCTCATCTGCGTTGAAGGCGTCATTTGGAGCTCTGTTGGGAATACCAAGTGTGCTGGAAAGTGTTGAGGAATCAAGTGATGCTAAAGCTGAAGAAAAGACCAGTCCTTCAGTTagttgttttagtaaatgcacagaACATAAGCCTATTCCGCATGGTCGACTTCGTGTCTTGCCACTTTATGCAATGTTACCAGCTTCACAACAGCTTCAAGTGTTTCAAGATATCCCAGAGGGGGAAAGATTAGTTGTGGTGGCAACTAATGTTGCAGAAACCTCTCTAACAATTCCGGGCATAAAATATGTAGTTGATACTGGAAAAGAAAAGGTTAAGAATTATGACCATGCTACTGGGATGTCAAGTTATGAAGTCCAATGGATAAGCAAGGCATCAGCATCCCAGCGTGCTGGAAGAGCAGGAAGAACAGGGCCTGGGCACTGTTACCGTCTCTACTCAGCTGCAGCATATGGTAAAGACGATTTATTCCCTGAATTCGCTGAACCTGAAATTAAGAAAGTTCCAGTTGAAGGTGTTGTCCTGATGCTCAAGTTCATGTCTATTGATAAGGTACCAATGTTAAAGTTGCTAATTTCTTCTATCAGATAataatattatttatttattttcttagGCTTTTTTGAGCTCATGCAAAACATATGATGAATTTCAGGTTGAGAACTTTCCTTTCCCTACACCTCCAAACAAGGAAAGTTTGGTTGAAGCCGTGCGTTGCTTAAAGACATTAGAAGCACTTTATAGTGATGGAAAACTTACACCTATGGGGAAGGCTATGGCGCAATACCCCTTGAGCCCAAGACATTCTCGTCTTCTTCTGACAGTGATTAAGAATTTAAAGAGCCAGCAGAAAGGATTTGCTAGATCTAACTTCATATTGGgatatgctgctgctgctgcatcagCTTTGAGTTTTACTAATCCTTTTCTCAAGCAATTGGATGAATGTGATACTAATGGTGAATCAGAAGAAACCATTAATCCGGAAGCTAATGGTCCATGGGAAAGGAAGAGACAGAAGAAGCTCAAGGCTGTGGTTAGAGAGGCACAGGAAaaattttctaaccctagcagtG is from Miscanthus floridulus cultivar M001 chromosome 7, ASM1932011v1, whole genome shotgun sequence and encodes:
- the LOC136467692 gene encoding ATP-dependent RNA helicase DEAH13-like, which produces MEDSNALILPCKRKNKAQGKAKDGKKAKKEDPKMSKTKLKKLQKLEEEKKKKLLQAKSIEVLQKHKISEDAYSLLHSSGTIGQAETLKEKRRRAVQFSKAGLDVPEELSLFKKNGDTKVPANSDVVEQVSPSKFVEPAPVVDSGRECNNEMKKDPVKAIEYQLVMDFGAGIPEPKTEEPSDDAHMLTNQKIQLSTPSCSGAELDLQGKELGHGEHAVQECINPPIVVPVSRPHEVEKARRDLPIIMMEQEIMEAIYENSVVILCGETGCGKTTQVPQFLYEAGFGTSDRADRKGMIGITQPRRVAVLATARRVSYELGLKLGREVGFQVRHDRKVGSECSIKFMTDGILLREIQGDFLLKRYSVIILDEAHERSLNTDILIGMLSRIIKIRKDLYAKQQEKIRSGFKIKPEDKISQLKVVLMSATLQLKDFISNRRLFDVIPPAVKVPVRQFPVTVHFSKRTHDDYLGLAYKKVMSIHKRLPPGGILVFVTGQREVDYLCKKLQRASKVQSAKNPEKTDGEDNGPCPEVDEKEIFEAYDIDRNKSEHRYDMFSSYDDDGMNAEPNIDSSDNETESEMDTETDDEESVTIETTEEDVPVLAFLKDAESSSALKASFGALLGIPSVLESVEESSDAKAEEKTSPSVSCFSKCTEHKPIPHGRLRVLPLYAMLPASQQLQVFQDIPEGERLVVVATNVAETSLTIPGIKYVVDTGKEKVKNYDHATGMSSYEVQWISKASASQRAGRAGRTGPGHCYRLYSAAAYGKDDLFPEFAEPEIKKVPVEGVVLMLKFMSIDKVENFPFPTPPNKESLVEAVRCLKTLEALYSDGKLTPMGKAMAQYPLSPRHSRLLLTVIKNLKSQQKGFARSNFILGYAAAAASALSFTNPFLKQLDECDTNGESEETINPEANGPWERKRQKKLKAVVREAQEKFSNPSSDALTIARALQFFELSENPMEFCRANSLHLKTMEEMSKLRKQLLRLIFHHSKFCEEFAWNSGDSDDVEQAWRNEPSKKVLQLNEEELLGQGICAGWADRVARRIHTYSKSSEDRKVRAVRYQSCALDDTIYLHRSSSVAQVAPELVVYSELLNTKRLYMHGVTTVKPGWLLKYASSLCTFSAPLEDPKPYYDPLNDQVYCYISPIFSRHNWQLPLHSLPIKDETSRLQVFACALLKGDVLPCLRDVKDFLALSPSVVLGPARQRRVGDLLNKMKIGPKLVDSRAALRDVWNVDAGFLYAEVKVWCQDKFHSQFDLIWEQMHQQVHLEGHKLFPKRSKKVKG